From the genome of Bombus huntii isolate Logan2020A chromosome 14, iyBomHunt1.1, whole genome shotgun sequence, one region includes:
- the LOC126873461 gene encoding CDP-diacylglycerol--glycerol-3-phosphate 3-phosphatidyltransferase, mitochondrial, with protein sequence MHNVILKAAKRFHTRKLFISGQSELKFSSSPVVNDITSITMTAEEKDIEFETIQSEFYTLTWLYKNAPCFAINGSKIKVIHEPSVFYSTLVQKCKNAKKRITFASLYLGTGKLESNLVNAVNEALITSNGNVEVKILIDFMRGSRGKLNSRKMLEPLLNGKHGHCCQIFLYHTPKLRGFLKMITPDRFNELIGLQHMKLYMIDNDIIISGANLSNDYFTNRQDRYFVIEDCEELCDFYDELVQRVGEFSFVLKPDGNTVLNPALKVNPLKDPITFIEKAAHSVKALFQRELEEYSDPEKIAKDLDVDTWIFPSVQMGQLNIYHDSQITLKLLQTAPPGTTIKLATGYFNLTSEYSEALLKHCQGTCHLLTAHPTANGFFTAKGIAGCIPAAYTKIEEAFVKYCNKLGQQNRVILWEFIRPGWTYHAKGLWYSLPEQEKPCLTLIGSPNFGYRSVNKDLETQITIITKNRNLQNELQREHERLFSCAKRVTNKTFFERDRIPPSWVCAVVVLFRYYF encoded by the exons ATGCATAACGTAATTTTGAAAGCTGCAAAGCG gTTTCATACAAggaaactatttatttctgGTCAAtcagaattaaaattttcttcttcacCTGTAGTAAATGATATTACATCAATTACTATGACTGCTGAAGAGAAAGATATAGAATTTGAAACAATTCAATCTGAATTTTATACATTAACATGGTTATATAAAAATGCTCCTTGCTTTGCCATAAATGGATCTAAG aTTAAAGTAATTCATGAACCAAGTGTATTTTATTCCACTCTTGTACAAAAGTGTAAAAATGCAAAGAAGAGAATAACATTTGCATCATTATATTTAGGCACAGGAAAATTAGAATCTAATTTA gtAAATGCTGTAAATGAAGCTTTAATTACAAGTAATGGTAATGTTGAAGTTAAAAttttgatagattttatgaggGGATCTAGAGGTAAATTAAATTCTCGTAAAATGTTGGAACCATTACTTAATGGAAAACATGGTCATTGTTGTCAGATTTTTTTGTATCATACTCCAAAACTTCGTGGGTTCTTGAAAATGATTACACCAGATCGTTTCAATGAATTGATAGGATTACAACATATGAAATTGTACATGATAGACAATGACATAATAATTAGTgg tgCTAATCTTAGCAATGACTATTTTACAAATAGACAAGATCGTTATTTTGTGATTGAAGATTGTGAAGAACTTTGTGATTTTTATGATGAGCTAGTCCAAAGAGTGGGAGAATTTAGTTTTGTACTTAAACCTGATGGAAATACAGTATTAAATCCTGCTCTGAAAGTCAATCCTCTTAAGGATCCTATTACATTCATTGAAAAAGCTGCACATAGTGTGAAAGCTTTGTTCCAGAGAGAATTAGAAGAATATTCTGATCCTGAAAAAATAG CAAAAGATTTAGATGTAGATACTTGGATTTTTCCTTCGGTACAGATGGGtcaattaaacatttatcATGATAGCCAGATAACATTGAAACTTTTACAGACAGCTCCGCCAGGTACAACAATCAAATTAGCAACTGGTTACTTTAACTTAACTTCAGAGTACAGTGAAGCATTGCTTAAACACTGTCAAGGAACATGTCATTTGTTGACAGCACATCCGACTGCTAATGGTTTCTTTA CTGCAAAAGGCATTGCTGGTTGCATTCCGGCAGCATACACAAAAATAGAGGAGGCATTTGTTAAATACTGTAACAAGTTAGGACAACAAAATAGAGTAATTTTGTGGGAATTTATTAGGCCAGGATGGACGTATCATGCTAAAGGACTTTGGTATTCTTTACCAGAGCAAGAAAAGCCTTGTCTCACGCTTATTGGATCCCCTAATTTTG GTTACAGATCTGTTAACAAAGACTTGGAAACTCAAATTACTATTATAACCAAGAATAGAAACTTACAAAATGAATTACAAAGAGAGCATGAACGTTTGTTTTCATGCGCAAAACGTGTaacaaataaaacattttttgaaCGGGATAGAATTCCTCCGAGTTGGGTATGTGCTGTCGTTGTTCTGtttcgatattatttttag